The segment AAAGATGAGGGGATAGGCCCAGGTGCCAGCTGCAGACTCAGCCACCAGGTTGCTGAGTAGAACCCCGGTGCTTGGGGACAGGTGTCCAGAGCCAAAGGAGCTGTTGAGCGAGGAGGTGAGAAGGAGGATGGAGCCGCCGCTGTCCACGGTGGCCAGGACACTGCTCCTGGGGGCTGCAGCAGCTTGCAGGAGTGCTGGGCAGGGTGCAGGGCTGGGCCCTGCGGACTGTAGAGATGCTTCCAGCAGCTCCAGCAGTTCTGGGCCAgctgaggggctgggggtggtgaACAGGATGCCCTGGGGCACAGGTAGCTGCAGGGCTGGCTCCAAGGTGGGCCTGGGCCCGACTGAGGGGCCCTCCAACCCCAGGTCTTCGGCCAGCAGACTCAGCAGGGCATCCCCGgagaggtctggggtgggggccagTGAGGCCTTGTGGAGCACAGCTGCCAGCTTGGTGTTGGTGACTCGGGTCCCGGGGCCCAGGGGTGTCCCGTTAGCATGGCAAAGGAGTGGACAGAGGCCCTTGGTGTCCTGGGCTGCCAGGGCGCTGGCCAGGGATGTGTCCACCAGAAAGCCCTTTTGAGCCAGTGAGATGGGGCCCATCAGCAGGTGTGGCCAGGGCAGGCGGCCGAAGTGAGAGTGCAGCGTGTGCAGGGCGGGCAGAGCCGAGGGCAGCCCCAGGCCGGGGGCCAGGGTCTGGGCTGGGCCCGATGTCAAGGCAGTGGAGTTGCCCGAGGAGCTATTGTGGAAGAGGCCCCAGTACATGGCACCTGGGAGGAGACAAGGGGGTCACACAGGGGTCAGGGGCACTCGGTAGTCCCAGGTGAAGGGTCAATGACTTAGCCTGGGGTTAGTGGTTACTGACCAGGCCTGGAGACGGGGATCAATAACCAGGCCTGGGGTCAAGATCACACTGATCTGGGATCAAAGGTCACAGCCTAGGGGTGCGGCTATGCCCAAGTCCTAGGTCCTGCTCACCAGCCAGCCCtgaggtcagggctgctgactGCCCGAGTTCCAGGTCACTGCTGAGGCCCAGGGTTGGGGTCGCTGTCTGGGGTTGTGGGTTACTGACCTAGCCCTGTGGCGTGAGGATGGACCACTGCCAGACACAAGGCTGCTCCAACTCCAGCATCTACGATGTTGCCCCCGGCAACAAACAGCTCTCGACCCAGGCGGGAGCACTCAGCTGCAGTGAGAGAGGGGACTGTCTTGAGGTGGGGAGCTGGGGCCAGTAaccctgcccccttctccccctgagcTACTCCTAGCACTGACCTGCTGGGCTGATGATGGCACCGTGGTGGTACATGCCAGGCCTGTGGGAGTGCCCGCTGGCTGGAGGGGCCCCAGAGCCCAAGGCTCCTGGAGAGGCACCACTGCTGCAGAGCTGCCTCACGGCCAGGGAGAAGCCAACGGCCAGCAACAGCAGGGCAGCCACCAGTTGGGCCCAGGCCCCGGGCAGATGGCCAGCCGTGTTCCTGCAGAGAGCGATGTCCTAAGCCAGGGCCAGGCAGGAGGACATCCACGAACCCCTGGAGAACCCAGGGACTAATTCCCAAAAGGTTTGGTCATGcttgcaggaggaggagaagtttGCCAAGGAGAAAGGGTCTCCTGGCAGAAGACACAGTCTTGTGAATGGAGACGTGGAGATGGGGAGGAGCTTGGGGAGGGTCTCTGGAGAAGAGGGGGTTGCACAGGTAGGGTCCAGCCAGTCCGGAGGGATGCCTGAGCGGGGCTTggcaggctccaggagctgggccCGGCCAGGTGTAGCCAGAACCAACCTGCCCAGCAGGTGCCTCCTGCaccagggggtgggggctgggagcctTTGGCAGAGTAGCTGGCGGGGCTGACTTAGTACAAATGTCCCTTCGGTCGCACAGACCTTGGATTGACTGGCACTGGCCAGGCCTGGGGCTgaagctgggggcgggggggtcccTGCCTTCAACCAGAAGGTTCCTGGGGCTGGCCCTCCTTAGAGGATCCGGAGGGAGGGACTTGCCAGCCTCAGGCCTGAGTCACTGGGTGCCCAGACCCCTCCCTGACTCACCCAGAGGAGCCGTGGGGCCTGGAGGCATCTGGAATGAGCTGCTCCGaaatctcctcctcttcctcctcggACTCCAAGCTCGGCTCCCAGACCTGCAGCTTCTGGTAGAGCACAGGCCCTGCTTCGGGTTCCATGGTTCCACGGTGCCTGCCCTCCTGCCTGCCAGTCTTCCAGGCTGAGTCTCAGGAGGCTCTGTCCGGGCTggtgggtgggaggtggaggagcCCTGGGGAAGGGTGGTGTGGAATCTAGAACAGGTCTGGGCAGGGCACGGGGCCAGGGAGGCTGTGTGTGAACCCGCCCCATTAAGGCACAGGGCCTGAGGGGCTCTCGTGGCAGGGGACCTGGTTTAGGGGATGCAGGGGAGGAGGTGCCTGGTCCTGGGGCCACAGGCCCTGAGACCCAGGACATCTGTGGGCCCCTCCCTTtaggaggaaagaaagtgaaagtcactcagtcatgtccgactctgtgacctcatggactatacagtccatggaattctccaggccagagaatACCGgactgggtagctgttcccttctccaggggatcttcctgacccagggattgaccccaggcttcctgcattgcaggtagattctttaccagctgagccaccggggaagcccccctTTAGGGGTTACAGCCTCTAAATCTCTCCTGTTCAGGCTCTAATCTAGGGACAGGGGAGAAAGAGGACGGCAGTACATTGACTTGGATCAGGGCTCAGCATGTGACTAGGTTCCGGTATGGGGGGGTGTCTGGTCTCTGTCTGGGGTCAAGGCTCAGCCTGAGGCCACTCCAGGGATCTGGGCTTCCCTATTTGGGGAAGCAACTTGGGTGGTGAAGGTATCAGTACCTCTCTGGGCCTGTCATGAACATCTTGTCCAGCAGGTGGCGCCATAGACCTCTTGGGGAGCCTCTGTCTGGAAACCAGGTGTCCCAGACTCCTTCACTCTGGGGTTCACATTAAGGAGCTGTTTTCTGGCAAAGCTGTAACTCCAGAGAGTGCTACAGTCTCATTCCTTTCCCAGTCATCTCTCTCCTAACCACGCTCTACTACGAGGGCCTCAAACCCCAAACCATCTGCCATACACTCTCAGCAGACTACCTGTCCTTCTTCACATAACAAATCAAAGCTGACACACAAAgacagccccccccccccgccaataTCAACCCCCAACTACAAACCCACCTTCACATGGCTCCAGTCGAAAAGCCAATCTCTGCCTCTGGTTCTGGCCCCGAGCCCTCCCACTTCCTGCCTCTTGCTTCCCCCGAGAGCTCACTCTCTCACTGATCCCTTCTCTCCTGTAGTTTCACATCTTCTCTACGGGTTCCTTCTCAGCATTTAAACAGGGTCCAGTCTCCAGAAATTCCCTTTGCTAGATATGTGCCCAACAGTCACGTACTAGAATGTTCATAAGTGCACGAATTGGAACAGTCCCATATTTGAAAGCTCACACATCCATTATCAGGAGAGTGAGTGGTGTGGTCACATGGGGAGTACTCTGCAGTGGTGAGAATGAGGGCTCTGCAGTTGTATGCGATCACATAGATGGATCTTACGGGCACACGAGGACTGGAAGAAGCCAAAGCAGAAAGAGCACATCATATTTGTTTCTGGTGTGGCGGTTTAAAGACCCTTGgcaggggggggtggggggatgggaagTCGCCTGTCCACCttgtcttttgggcttccctggtggctcagctggtaaagaatctgcctgcaatgcagaagacctgggtttgatccctgggttgggaagatcccctggagaagggaccagctaaccactccagtattctggcctggagaattccatggactgtatagtctatgaggtcgcaaagagttggacacgactaagcaatttTCACGTGTAAATTACAAGAACAGGTGAAACCAGCCTCTGCCATTACCAGTCagcaggaggaggcagaggggcgTCTGGAATGCTTGGTGATACTGTTTCTCCGTCTGAGGTTGGTTACCTGGGTTCCTGATGGTGAAAGTGTATCTAGCTGTACATGTGACGTGCACTTTTCTGGAGGTATATTGCATTCCAATAAAAAGCTTTGAGAAAGCTTATTTTCTACACTAGAATCACAGCCACAGAAATCATCTTTTCATCTCATCTGACTCTCCAGCCACTCCTCTTTCCCTCAGACTCTTCACAAGCAGGTGGAGTGGTTCTCTAACTAGTGTGTTCAGAGTTAacgcttcccaggtagtgctagaggtgaagaacctgcctgccaatgcaggagatgtaagagacgagagttcgatccctgggttgggaagatcccctggaggagggcatagctactcactccaggattcttgtctgcagaatcccatggacagaggagcctggtgggctatagtccatggtgtcgcaaagagtcagacatgactgaggagacTTAGTACACACGGACAGGGGTTTGTTAAATCCTGATTGCCCGGCTCCATTCCCAGAAGTTCTGATTTTGTAGGTCTGAGGTAGGGACCAGAAATTTGCCTTCTgaactcccaggtgatgctgccaCCGCCAGTCCTGAAATGAGCACCAATCTACAAAAAATATACACCTGCTGTTGCCTCTTCCTTGCCTAtctacccaccaccaccaccctgccaCCCACTACAAGCTGGTTTCCACACTCAACCTGCCCGAGAAACCTTCAGTTTCTAGGTTTTGTGATTTATTGGACGAATAACCCATCAACCAGCTGAGATACCATCATAGGGTGggccaactttttattttgccaaGGGTTGAGTGAGGGGGTCATGATTATGATCTgagttcattttataaaataatttcatttcctgTTAATACAATGTGGGAAGGTTGTAAGGTCAGAATGAAAGTCGGTCCTTCCTTCCTAAGGGAAGGCAGCTGGGAACCCTGAGTATCTACCGCCCCGTCCTCAGCCTGGCCTCTGGGCTGCTGGCACTGGCTCCCTTCATCCAGCCGCCATTCTTTGGTGCCTGTCCAGCCAATCTTCCTCTGTCCTTAGAACTATGCCCTGGCAAACTCTCTGGGACCAAGACCTCCACTAACTGGGTCTGGGGGACCTTTCCTGGGTGGTCTTTATCACTCCCACAGCTCTGGGCCTGGACAGCACTGCCCACACCCCCAGAGATGCTTATTAGCTAAGCTTCAAGTAGATGCCAGACAGGCTCTGGGGATGAATGGTGGTCAGGCCAATGGGCAAATGGTGCCAATCATTTCCCTGGGAGTTGGGAGTGGAACTAGCTTTTGGAAACCAGGGTTTGGTCCAGTTTCTGCCACTGACTTGCTATGTGACTGCAGGCAAGTCGTTTAACCTCTGGGTGTCTTGACTCTGTTTCTGTAAATAGGATCCTCTGTGGGTCTGTCCTCCCAGGATTGTTGTGAGGGTTTGACAAGGAAGTACATTTAAAGCATTTAGGCCAGTGCCTGGTACCCAGTAGACTTCAGTtcctaggacttctctggtgatccagtggttaagacttcgccacccaatgcagggggcataggtccgacccctggttggggaactaagatcccagatgtgGTGCAGCGAggccagaaaattaaaacaaaaacatgagtCCCTTCCTCTCTGTTCTATGGGCCTCTgttgggctgtagtctgccaatCTGCAAGCCTCATAATTGCCCAGCCATGAGACCAAAGAAAGAACCAAGATGGCAACAGAAACATCAGTGATTTACTGGGTAGGGAATCTTTTAAGTCCAAAGCAAAGTCCTGGAGCGGCACCCCATCGTGGACACCAGATGGGAGGCAGAACACAGCAACAGTCTGCAATACTCAAGCAAGAAGGTGGCTACCATTTATAGGGGGAATTGACGTCAGGATGGCTCACCAGTTAACCAGGGAAATCagtggctggggcagggggcaagAACGTTATGATTAAGAGGACTGGATAGTCATGTGAGTATGGTGTAGGTGAGGCAGAGACCAGACAAGCAGAGGATGTGTGGAGAGCGAGAGAAGAGTCTtcttgagtggcctgaccatTGAGGCCACCATCAGTCTATAATGCTAAAATGATATGGATAAGCTTTACTTCTTcaactatacatacacacatgcagacattcACACACATACGGGATGCCTCGAAGTGTGAAGTGGAGGACTATAGATTCCCTCATGccttcatcatttattttttaaattaaagtatagatgacttacaatattatatcagtttcaggtgtaccacacagtgattcaatatttttagtcaTACTGCATTTAAAGTTATTGCAATGACTATATTGACGACTTCATTCTCTTATCCTAATAGTTCTCAACTTCATCCTAATGGTTCtatgcattagaatcacctgtaAGCTTAAAAATAATACCCAGGCAGGCcaattaaataaatcaaaatctTTAGGTTGGAGATTCATTAGTTTTTAAAAGCTTGCCAGgtgtttttaaaagctttccaGGTGTTTTCAATGtacagccaaggttgagaacctCTGTCTGATCTAGCCTGCTAGTTCAGGGATTTCTGCAACTAGAAAAATGTCCAgtgattaaaagaaatatatataccaATGTGCTAATCCCTTCCCGTCCCCAGTCCCACATCAATGGAGTCAGCATCCCTGGAAGTGAGCTCGTCATCAGGATAGTTTTTCAGGCTCCCCaggtgggctttgctggtggtccagtggttgcaTGTCCACCTTGCAATGATGGGGACTGCAGTTCCCTTcctgttttgggaagatcccacatgccgtggagcaactaggcCTGAGTGTCAAAACCACTGAAGTCTACATGCTCTCCGGCCCGCGAGCCGCTACTACTGAAgccctgaagcctgtgcacctagagctcTTGCGACAAAAGCCGCCTCaacgagaagcctgagcactgcaaccaGAGTGCAGCCCCAGCTGGCCGGAGCTAGGGAAAGCCTGCacgcggcaacaaagacccagtgcagacggAACCTGGCTAAATGAACGAGAATTTTAAgagattcttcaaaaaaaagCTCCCTAGTAGAGTCTAATGGGTGGTCAGATTTGAGAACTGCTTCCTCTACTGATAGGTGCATTTA is part of the Budorcas taxicolor isolate Tak-1 chromosome 19, Takin1.1, whole genome shotgun sequence genome and harbors:
- the GGT6 gene encoding glutathione hydrolase 6, with protein sequence MEPEAGPVLYQKLQVWEPSLESEEEEEEISEQLIPDASRPHGSSGNTAGHLPGAWAQLVAALLLLAVGFSLAVRQLCSSGASPGALGSGAPPASGHSHRPGMYHHGAIISPAAECSRLGRELFVAGGNIVDAGVGAALCLAVVHPHATGLGAMYWGLFHNSSSGNSTALTSGPAQTLAPGLGLPSALPALHTLHSHFGRLPWPHLLMGPISLAQKGFLVDTSLASALAAQDTKGLCPLLCHANGTPLGPGTRVTNTKLAAVLHKASLAPTPDLSGDALLSLLAEDLGLEGPSVGPRPTLEPALQLPVPQGILFTTPSPSAGPELLELLEASLQSAGPSPAPCPALLQAAAAPRSSVLATVDSGGSILLLTSSLNSSFGSGHLSPSTGVLLSNLVAESAAGTWAYPLIFRGISDDTEVDVLGLVASGTPAAATVMTHALLSHLARPQTPDQQGPTESPRACGQGTLLQVAAHTEHAHVSSVPSGCCPFQGF